A genomic region of Streptomyces sp. R33 contains the following coding sequences:
- a CDS encoding ABC transporter permease — protein sequence MKDQLAGTGTLLRLALRRDRVMMPVWIMVVAMLVLSLPASLESVYGTAGERARLLGTMNTNGSLRALYGPVFGDSVGALTAWRGGVFAGVLAGIMSLAVVVRHTREEEETGRQELLSAAMVGRRAPLTAALLAALTANALAALLVAGGLAGRGAGGALALGLGIGATGMLFAALAAIAAQLTESARLAKGLTGALIGAAFVLRAAGDAGTTGGESALTWLSPLGWLEHVRAFAAERWWVLGLFAAAVAVQVAAAYALAGRRDLGMSFLPARPGPAEGGLGSAGALAWRLQRGGLIGWSLGFLAAGVVFGGMTDGATQLVGDNERTREIIERMGGQSGIADAFLATMAGMLGMVAALYIVSAVLRLSAEESGQRAEPLLANAVGRLRWAGGHLAVAFGGSALILLLAGLGLGVGHGQDVGAAVGACLAQLPAVWVIGALAALLHGAAPKYAVAAWAVAGAALTLGWIGPALNLPQAVLNLSPFAHLPKLPGAESLAWAPMLLLTALAAALLAAGLTALRRRDLAA from the coding sequence ATGAAGGACCAACTGGCCGGCACCGGGACGCTGCTGCGGCTCGCGCTCCGCCGCGACCGCGTGATGATGCCGGTCTGGATCATGGTCGTGGCGATGCTGGTGCTCAGCCTGCCCGCCTCGCTGGAGTCGGTGTACGGGACGGCCGGCGAACGGGCCCGCCTGCTCGGCACGATGAACACCAACGGCTCGCTGCGCGCCCTGTACGGGCCGGTCTTCGGCGACTCGGTCGGCGCCCTGACCGCATGGCGCGGCGGGGTCTTCGCCGGCGTGCTCGCCGGGATCATGAGCCTGGCCGTCGTGGTCCGGCACACCCGCGAGGAGGAGGAGACGGGCCGTCAGGAGCTGCTCTCCGCCGCGATGGTGGGACGCCGGGCGCCGCTGACGGCCGCGCTGCTGGCGGCCCTGACGGCCAATGCGCTGGCCGCGCTCCTGGTGGCGGGGGGACTCGCCGGGCGCGGTGCGGGCGGTGCGCTCGCCCTCGGGCTCGGCATCGGCGCCACCGGGATGCTGTTCGCGGCCCTGGCCGCCATCGCGGCGCAGCTCACCGAGAGCGCGCGGCTCGCGAAGGGGCTCACGGGTGCACTGATCGGCGCGGCGTTCGTGCTGCGCGCCGCCGGCGACGCCGGTACCACCGGCGGTGAGAGCGCGCTGACCTGGCTGTCGCCGCTGGGCTGGCTGGAGCACGTGCGGGCCTTCGCGGCCGAACGCTGGTGGGTGCTCGGCCTGTTCGCGGCGGCCGTGGCGGTGCAGGTGGCGGCGGCGTATGCGCTGGCCGGCCGCCGTGACCTCGGCATGAGCTTCCTGCCGGCCCGGCCGGGCCCGGCGGAGGGCGGGCTCGGCAGCGCGGGTGCGCTGGCCTGGCGGCTCCAGCGGGGCGGCCTGATCGGCTGGAGCCTCGGGTTCCTGGCGGCCGGGGTGGTGTTCGGCGGGATGACGGACGGGGCCACGCAGCTGGTCGGCGACAACGAACGGACCCGCGAGATCATCGAGCGGATGGGCGGGCAGAGCGGTATCGCCGATGCCTTCCTCGCGACGATGGCCGGGATGCTCGGCATGGTCGCCGCCCTGTACATCGTCTCGGCGGTGCTGCGGCTGAGCGCGGAGGAGTCGGGGCAGCGCGCCGAACCGCTGCTCGCGAACGCGGTCGGCCGGCTGCGGTGGGCCGGCGGCCACCTGGCCGTGGCGTTCGGCGGCTCGGCGCTGATCCTGCTGCTGGCGGGGCTGGGGCTCGGCGTCGGGCACGGCCAGGACGTGGGCGCGGCGGTGGGCGCCTGCCTGGCCCAACTCCCGGCGGTGTGGGTGATCGGCGCCCTCGCGGCCCTCCTGCACGGCGCCGCCCCGAAGTACGCGGTGGCCGCCTGGGCGGTGGCCGGGGCCGCACTGACGCTGGGCTGGATCGGCCCGGCGCTGAACCTCCCGCAGGCCGTCCTGAACCTCTCGCCCTTCGCCCACCTGCCCAAGCTGCCGGGCGCGGAATCCCTGGCCTGGGCCCCGATGCTGCTGCTGACCGCGCTGGCGGCGGCCCTGCTGGCGGCCGGCCTGACGGCACTGCGCCGCCGCGACCTGGCCGCGTAG
- a CDS encoding GbsR/MarR family transcriptional regulator, translated as MDVQAQAQDVRNDEAVSRFVERFAAQLTEAGMQRMASRVFAQLLASDSGSMTSAELSEALQISPAAVSGAVAYLTQVTMVSREREPGSRRDRYVLHNELWYETFTRRDQVLTLFEKTLRDGVAGLGADSPAGVRMAETAEFFEFLQGEMAGMMDRWRAHRATLNLP; from the coding sequence ATGGATGTACAGGCGCAGGCGCAGGACGTACGGAACGACGAGGCGGTCTCCCGCTTCGTGGAGCGGTTCGCCGCGCAGCTGACCGAGGCGGGAATGCAGCGGATGGCCTCGCGGGTCTTCGCGCAGCTGCTCGCGAGCGACAGCGGATCGATGACCTCGGCGGAGCTGAGCGAGGCGCTGCAGATCAGTCCGGCGGCGGTGTCGGGGGCCGTGGCGTACCTGACGCAGGTGACCATGGTCAGCCGGGAGCGCGAGCCGGGCTCGCGGCGGGACCGGTACGTGCTGCACAACGAGCTCTGGTACGAGACGTTCACCCGGCGGGACCAGGTGCTGACCCTCTTCGAGAAGACGCTGCGCGACGGGGTCGCCGGGCTGGGCGCGGACAGCCCGGCGGGGGTGCGGATGGCGGAGACGGCGGAGTTCTTCGAGTTCCTGCAGGGCGAGATGGCCGGGATGATGGACCGCTGGCGCGCCCACCGGGCCACCCTGAACCTGCCGTAG
- a CDS encoding ABC transporter ATP-binding protein — translation MTKAITVAGLHKAFGRTHALDGLDLSVATGEVHGFLGPNGAGKSTAIRVLLGLLRADSGTAELLGGDPWADAVELHRRVAYVPGDVTLWRNLSGGEVIDLYGRLHRGSRAERVRQGGGGRRAGGLDRARRAELVERFELDPTKKGRTYSKGNRQKVALVAAFASEAELLILDEPTSGLDPLMEEVFQGCVAEARAAGRTVLLSSHILSEVEALCDRVSIIRKGRTVETGTLADLRHLTRTSISAELAGPPNGIAHLPGVYDVEVQGLKVRLQADTDKLDAVLRSLAESGVRSLTSTPPTLEELFLRHYADDVHGNGGSGNVKAGVSR, via the coding sequence ATGACGAAGGCAATCACCGTCGCCGGACTGCACAAGGCGTTCGGCCGCACCCACGCACTGGACGGACTCGACCTCTCCGTCGCCACCGGCGAGGTCCACGGCTTCCTCGGCCCCAACGGCGCCGGCAAGTCCACCGCCATCCGGGTCCTGCTGGGCCTGCTGCGCGCCGACTCCGGAACCGCCGAGCTGCTCGGCGGCGACCCCTGGGCCGACGCCGTGGAACTGCACCGCCGCGTCGCCTACGTCCCCGGCGACGTCACCCTGTGGCGCAACCTCTCCGGCGGCGAGGTCATCGACCTCTACGGGCGCCTGCATCGAGGGAGCCGCGCGGAGCGCGTCAGGCAGGGTGGCGGCGGGCGACGGGCGGGCGGCCTGGACCGGGCCCGGCGCGCCGAGCTCGTCGAGCGGTTCGAGCTGGACCCCACCAAGAAGGGGCGTACGTACTCCAAGGGCAACCGGCAGAAGGTCGCGCTCGTCGCCGCCTTCGCCTCCGAGGCCGAGCTGCTCATCCTCGACGAGCCCACCTCCGGCCTGGACCCGCTGATGGAGGAGGTCTTCCAGGGCTGTGTCGCCGAGGCGCGCGCCGCCGGGCGGACCGTCCTGCTCAGCTCGCACATCCTCAGCGAGGTCGAGGCCCTCTGCGACCGGGTCAGCATCATCCGCAAGGGCCGCACGGTGGAGACGGGCACCCTGGCCGACCTGCGGCACCTGACCCGTACGTCGATCAGCGCCGAGCTCGCCGGCCCGCCGAACGGCATCGCGCACCTGCCGGGCGTGTACGACGTGGAGGTCCAGGGGCTGAAGGTCCGCCTCCAGGCCGACACGGACAAGCTGGACGCCGTACTGCGCTCGCTCGCCGAGTCCGGTGTGCGGTCGCTGACCTCGACGCCGCCCACGCTCGAGGAGCTCTTCCTGCGGCACTACGCGGACGACGTGCACGGCAACGGCGGGAGCGGGAACGTGAAGGCGGGCGTGTCGCGATGA